In the Coriobacteriia bacterium genome, one interval contains:
- a CDS encoding DUF3810 domain-containing protein, with protein MDQTQDRTTRKDALKASWLRELRRLWWLLPGIIALVLTILARANPDACEHIFSRGVYPWISSVWGYLPSLTSFSVAQWVVVIAVVSIACMLIYYIMRIITRRGERLRYLYRLITSAFGIISIAFFLYAMLCGLNYYRYTFAQNEGFDVRESTTQELVDLCSELTVELNATRAEIGGDMQAHIDERGGFAGYAVRSIDEMKVLAEQYTTLERPVYSQPKPITFFSWLMSYGDITGMYFAFTVESNINTLPPFYTIPATMGHELAHQCGYMREDEANFIAYLACKQSGDPLIRYSGYSLAYSYAISALASVDENAARQVATGLSDAVRADRMENAEFWAQYEGAFRTFAQQANDAYLKANDQSDGVRSYGRMVDLLLAER; from the coding sequence ATGGATCAGACGCAAGACAGAACAACGAGGAAAGACGCGCTCAAGGCAAGCTGGCTTCGTGAGCTTCGACGGCTATGGTGGCTGTTGCCCGGCATCATCGCACTCGTGCTCACCATACTGGCGCGTGCGAACCCCGATGCATGCGAGCACATATTCTCACGCGGCGTGTACCCGTGGATCTCGAGCGTGTGGGGTTACCTGCCGTCGCTCACAAGCTTCTCGGTAGCGCAGTGGGTCGTTGTCATCGCCGTCGTGTCGATTGCATGTATGCTCATCTATTACATCATGCGTATCATCACACGGCGTGGCGAGCGCTTGCGCTATCTCTACCGCCTGATTACGAGCGCTTTCGGCATCATCTCCATCGCGTTCTTCCTGTACGCCATGCTCTGCGGGCTCAACTATTACCGCTACACCTTTGCGCAAAACGAAGGCTTTGACGTCAGGGAGTCCACAACGCAGGAGCTGGTTGACCTGTGCAGCGAGCTCACGGTCGAGCTCAATGCTACGCGTGCCGAAATCGGTGGCGATATGCAGGCACATATTGACGAGCGAGGCGGCTTTGCGGGATACGCCGTGCGCAGTATCGACGAAATGAAGGTGCTGGCGGAGCAATACACCACGCTCGAACGTCCGGTCTACTCGCAGCCCAAGCCCATCACGTTTTTCTCTTGGCTCATGTCGTACGGAGACATAACGGGCATGTACTTTGCGTTTACGGTTGAGAGCAACATCAACACGTTGCCGCCTTTCTACACGATTCCCGCAACCATGGGTCATGAGCTCGCACATCAATGTGGGTACATGCGTGAAGATGAGGCGAACTTCATCGCCTACCTCGCTTGCAAGCAGAGTGGTGATCCGCTCATTCGTTATAGCGGATACTCACTTGCGTATTCGTATGCGATTTCGGCGCTGGCGAGCGTGGACGAGAACGCGGCGCGCCAAGTGGCAACTGGGCTTTCGGATGCCGTGCGAGCCGATCGCATGGAGAACGCGGAGTTCTGGGCGCAGTACGAGGGGGCGTTTCGCACGTTCGCCCAGCAAGCCAACGATGCGTACCTGAAGGCCAACGACCAGTCAGATGGCGTGCGCAGCTACGGGCGCATGGTGGACTTACTGCTGGCGGAACGGTGA